The following is a genomic window from Hymenobacter monticola.
CTTGGGAGCCGCGCCGTTTGGATTTCTTCACAGGTATACTTCGATATGAAAATGCGGCCTTTGCTGCTGGCGTTGTTGCTGGCCTTGCCTGTCCTGACGTTCGCTCAGTCTTCTAACCCGAGAAGCATTGCAATTGTCAAAACAATTGAAGCGCTGGAGCGCCAGCGCTTCGAGGCGCAGGTGAAAAAAGACTACGCTTTTCTGGAAAAGGCTTTTGCCGACGACCTGGTGTACACCCATGGCAGCGGCGTGCAAAACACCAAAACGGAATACATCCAGAGTATAAAGGATGGCAAAAGCCAGTACGGCAAAATCGAAATCGACGCCCTGAATGTGCGGCCCTACAACGACGGCCAGACGGCCGTGGTGAACGGCACCATCCGCATCACCTCGCCGCCCCAAGCCGACGGCAGCACCAGCGTAGCCCGCATCAAGTACGTGGTGGTGCAAATCAAAGACAAGAAGAAAGGCTGGCAGGTAGTGCTGTGGCAGGCTCAGAAGCAAGCCAGCTAGAATCAATAAACGGTTAACAGTGAGCAGTTAACAATCGACCCTATTACCCAAAAGCAACCTGTTAACTGCTCACTGTTAACTGCCAATTGACCTCCATGTCCCAAGCCAACGAAAACACCCTGGCCACGCCCGTCGGCACCACCCTCGAGCGCTACATCAAGCGCAAAGAAGCCGAGTTTGCCTACGCCACCGGCGAGCTGAGCCAACTGCTGCGCGATATTGCCCTGGCCGGCAAAATTGTGAACCGCGAAGTGAATCGGGCAGGCCTCTCGCGCATAACCGGCAGCATGGGCGAGAAAAATGTGCAGGGCGAGCACCAACAAAAGCTCGATGTGGAAGCCAACATCCGCTTCATCCGGGCCCTCACCAACGGGGGCGAGGCCTGCGCCATCTTGTCGGAGGAAGATGAGCACATCATCGAAACCGGTAACACCAACGGCAAGTACGTGGTGGCCATCGACCCGCTCGACGGCTCGTCGAACATCGACGTGAACGTGAGCATCGGTACCATTTTCAGTATCTACCGCCGCGTGTCGCGCATCGGTGGGCCGGCCCGCAAGGAAGACTTTTTGCAGGGCGGCCGGGCGCAGGTGGCGGCGGGCTACATCCTGTACGGCTCCAGCACCATGCTCGTGTACACCACCGGGCACGGCGTGGCGGGCTTCACCTACGAAAACTCGCTGGGCGAATTCTTCCTCTCGCACCCCGACATCAAGATTCCGCGCCAGGGCCCGGTGTTCAGCTGCAATGAGGGCAACTGGTTCGACTACCCCGAGTTCGTGCGCACTTTCCTGATGAAATGCAAGGAGCGCCGCCTCACCGCGCGCTACGTGGGCTCGCTGGTAGCCGATTATCACCGCAACCTGTTCACGGGCGGCATCTACCTCTACCCACCCACTACGGCCAAGCCGGAGGGCAAGCTGCGCCTTCTCTACGAAGGCTACCCGCTGGCCTTCCTCATCGAGCAGGCTGGCGGCATGGCCGTGACCGGCGCCGACGTAGTGCTTGACGTGCACCCGAACGCCGACCTGCACCAACGCGCCCCCCTGTTCGTGGGCTCGGCCGATTTGGTGGAGGAGCTGCAAGCCGTGGCGGCGCAGTAAGTCCATGCGGAGGCACGGAAAGTACCTTCTATGCCTGTTGGCGGCCCTGAGCGCGGCCTTCAGCGCCCGTGCTCAGCAGCCCACGGCCAACGTGCTGGATTGGAAAGCGCCGGCCACGCTCAGCACCTATTTGATACAGCAGATGCACGCGCAGTACGCTCCCCGTGCCGCCGAACTGGAGCGCGCCGCGCAATCGGCGGCCGGTGCCGTGGTCTACCGCGACAGCGTGCGGGCGCGTTTCCGGCAGGTGCTCGGGCCACTGCCGACGCGCACGCCGCTGCGAGCCCAGGTGACGGGCAAGCTGGCTCGCGAGGGCTTTCGCATCGAAAAAGTCATCTACGAGAGCACGCCCAACCACCACGTCACGGCCAATCTGTACGTGCCGGCGGGCAAGGGCCGCAAGCCGGGCGTGCTGCTGTTCTGCGGGCACGAGCAGGAATCGAAGGCGACGGTTTCGTATCAAAAAACAGCTATTCTGCTGGCGCAGCACGGCTTCGTGGTGTTCGTCATCGACCCCATTTCGCAGGGTGAACGCCTGCAGCTGACCGATGCCGCTGGCAAGCCGCTCACCCGCGGCGGTACTACCGAGCACACGTTGCTTAATGCCGGTGCTGCCCTAGTGGGCACCACCACACCCGCCGAGCAGTATTGGGACAACAAGCGCGGGCTGGACTACCTGCTGACCCGAGCTGAAGTGGATACGTCGCGCCTGGGCTGCCTGGGCAACTCCGGCGGCGCCACCCAAACGGCTTACTTCATGGCCCTGGAGCCGCGCATGAAGGCGGCGGCGCTGTGTAGCTACGTGGCCGCCGGCGAGCACAACTTGGAGATAACCGGTCCGGCCGACGGCTGCGTGATGCTGCCCGGCGCCGGCCGCGCCCGGCTCGACCTCGCCGACTGGCCCATCATGTTTGCGCCCAAGCCGCTGCTTATTCTGGCCGGCCGCTACGATTTCGTGGACTACACCCAGATTCAGGCGGCTACCACCGAAACCCGCGGCATCTACGCCGCATTGGGTAAGGCCGAGCAGGTCGATTTGTTTACCTACGACGACGGCCACGGCATTTCGCAGCCCAAGCGTGAGGCGGCGGTGGCTTGGTTTCGGCGGTGGCTGTACGGCGATTCGAACCCGGTTCACGAAAGCAGCTTGACTGCTTCAACTGAAAAAGAATTGCGCTGCACCAGCACGGGCCAGGTCAACACCGCTTTCAAGAAAGAGGAAACATTGGCGTCGCAGCATGTGGCTGCCGCCCAAAATCTGGCAAAGCAGCGGGGCGCGGCGCCGGGTGCGGAATGGCTCAAACGGGTGGCCGCGGCAACCGCGGACGACGACGCGGCTTCGCCTAAACGCATGTCCATTTCGGTGGTTGATATCATGGAACGGGACGGCATTGCCTGGCAAAAGGTGATTTTGCGGGCCGAGAACGAGCCGCCGCTGCCGCTGCTGCTGGCGCTGCCTGCCGGCTCTGAGCCCAGCAAAGTGTTGCTTTGGCTGCCCGATGCGGGCAAAGCCGCCGCGCTCGATAGCGCGCGGCGGCTGCAAGCCTACCTCCGGCAGGGCACGGCTGTGGTGCTGGCCGACCTGCGTGGCCTGGGCGAAACCACCGACCCCGCCGCCTTCAACGACCCGAAGTACTACAACCGCGAGTACCGTAACGCCATGCTGGCCCTGCACACGGGCCGGCCCCTGCTGGCCCAGCGTATGAATGACATCGCCCAACTGCGCATGTTCGTGCGCAACACCGAGCACCTCGACGCAGCCCCGCTCGAAATCCGGGCCAGTGGCCGGGCGGCGCTGCCGGCCCTGCTCACGGCCGTGCTTGTCCCCGCCATCACAAAAGTCACCGTCGAGCAACTGCTCCCGTCATTTCAGCAGCTGTTGGAACAGCCGGCCACCAAAGATGCTTACTCCCAGGTGCTGCCCGGCGTGTTGCGCTACTGGGACGTGCCGGAGGTGCGGCAGGCGCTGGGCGCGCGGTTGCTCTTAAAGTAAGTAGTTGGAAGAAAGGAAAACCTACCCGCTACTGCATTAACGCAAAGCCCCGGCGGGGCGGCTTCGGTCTACGAACACCGCCCCGCCGGGGCTTCTGATTACACTCGAAAAGGTTTAGCTGGCAGCGGGAGCCTCTAGCAATTCGTTCTGCCACAGCAGCTGCTCGGCCCGAATAGGGTAGGGGGCATCGTGGCGGATGGTCTGAAACACGGCCTCGAACAAGCCCAGGTAATTGCCGGGCGCGGCCGGGTCGGGCGTGGTGCTCAGCGCGCCATCGGGGCCGGCTAGGGTGAGGCGGGCTTCGTCGCCGGGCTTTTCGCAACCGTACTGCGGAGCCGTGGGCGGCGTGCCAACGAGTAGCTGGGGTTCCTGCGGGTCGGTGCGGTGTTTTTGGTAGCTGCCGTGGGCTCCGTGTAGCACGTAGGCGGGCACGGGGTCGGCGATGAGCAGGCCGGAGGTCAGCCACACGTTCAGGCCCTGCGGGTAGCGCAGGTGCAGCGAGAAATAGTCGTCGACCTGGGTGCCTTCGCGGTAACGGCCCACGGTTTTGTGGTAGCTCAAAGGGCGGCCAAACAGGCTGATGGCCTGGTCGATGAGGTGCGGTCCCAGGTCGTAGAGCAAGCCGCTGCCGGGCAGCACTTCTTCCTTGAATTTCTTGGGGTTGAGGGTTGGCTTATAGCGGTCGAAGCGGAAATGCACTTCGATGAGTTGGCCCAGCTGGCCGCTTTCCACCACGCGGCGCACGGCGCCGAAGTCGGTGTCCCAACGACGGTTGTGGTAGGCCAGCAAGTGACGGCCCGCCTGCTTAGCCAGCGCCAGCAGTTCCTGCAGCTGCGCTACCGAGGTGGCCACAGGCTTTTCGAGCAGCACGTGCTTGCCGGCGCGCAGGGCTTGGCTGGCCAACTCGAAGTGGGTGTTGCTGGGCGTGTTCACCACCACCAGCTCAATGCTGGGCTCGGCCAGCAGCTCGGCCACGCTGGCGTAGCTGCGGATGCCGGGGTAGTCGCGGTGCATGCGCTGCTCGGTGCGCTCGGCCACGGCAAACAGCTCAAACCCGGGATGGGCGGCCACGAAGGGCGCCTGAAATAGCTTGCCCGACATGCCGTAGGCCAGCAGGGCGGTGCGAATGGGGGCAGTGGTCATGCCTCAAAGTAACGCAGGGACGCGGCAAACCGGAGCGGCGCTCCTGGCCTGGCCATGGCGCCCCGGGCAGATACAGTAGGGTGGGGGAGGCGCCGAAAAATGAACATTCGCAAGAATCATGGAATGGATACTATTTAGAAAATTGTTGATAATCAACAGGTATTATGAGCCATTGTAAACATTGGCTGGATTGCTTTTTTGATTGTGCCTAACTTGTACCGGGTTTTTAGCGCAAGGCTGGGCACTATCCTTCGTGCCAAGCGTTTGCGTTAAAAAAAGCAGCCCGTCGGTTCGGGCCCGCGTCGTTGGGCGAGGCGGACTTAACCGGGTTTGCCGGCTGGAACATTGAAAATTTGGGGCGATGCGGGGCTTGCTGGGCAAGCCACACTACTACCGAAAACAGACTTTATGAATCGATATTTGATATTCACGGCGTGGTTGGGCTTGGTGCTGGGCAGCTATTCGGCGGCCCAGGCCCAGACGAAAGCGGCGCCCGGTACCGCGCCGGCCGCCGCGGCCCCGCGCTACAAAGTGGGTACCCTGGCCACCGACCCGGCGCAGTACATCCTCGACGCGCAAAGCATGATGGCCGCCACCCGCAACGCGGGCGCCATGGCCGCGGCTGCCCGCTTAAAGGAGCTTTGGGGCACCAACCGCCTCACTTCCTCGCAGCAAGCGCGCATCGTGGCCTTGTCGCAGGTGATGCTGACCCAGCATTTCCGGCCGCGGCCGCATTTCGAGAACCTGTTCGGCGCCATTGTGGGCGGGGCCACCACGGCCAAGCTCAGCGACGCGCAAATGGACCAGTACCTCGACGTGCTGGGCCAGACCCTGCAAAAGGAAGCGCCGCAGGAAACCGAGAAGTTCATCACGTCCACCAACCGCTACCTCAACGGCGGCTACCTCTACCGCACGGGCTTCAACTCGCTGCGGGCGGTGGGCGGCACCGTGTCGTTTGCGTACTCGCCCATCGCAGCGCCGGCTTCCAACCTCGACTTTGGCAGCGCCACACCGGCGGCACCCAAAGAGGAGCCGCTGCCCGCCGCACCCAAGCCGGCCGCTAAGAAGCCCGCTGCCGCCAAGCCGGTGGCCAAACCCGCCGCCAAGCCTGCACCCAAAAAGAAAGCCAGCAGCAGCGGCTGGGACACGGCCGATTTGTGGTCATCGCCCTCGGGCGGCGGCTGGGGCGATGCCGACGACGGCTGGGGCGCGCCCGTGAAGAAAAAAGCACCGGCCAAAAAGCCCGTGGCCAAAGCCGCGCCCGCCACCAAAGCCAGCCCGGCCGCCACCAAAACGCCTTCGGCCTCGGAAGTGGCCGCCAAGGCCGCCGATTTTGAGACGCCCACCGCCAGCTTCACGCCCTCGGCCACGCCGTATGAAGAGTACCTGGCGCCGCCGGTTCGCGGGGCCGTGCTGGTCATCAAGGACGCTGATTTGTTTATGGCTTCGGCCGGCGACTCGGTGTTCATTAAGAAGGTGAGTGGCACGGCGGTGCCCAATTCCAGCCGCTTTATCGGCACGGGGGGGCAATTTGTCTGGTCCATCAACAGCAATCTGGTAACGGCCGAGCTGGCGGGCTTTGACTTCGACCTGAGCAAGCCCGAGTTCACGGCGCAGCCTGTGACGCTGACCTACCCGGCCGTGCTGGAGGCCCCCGTGAAGGGTGCCCTCAGCTACAAGGCCGTGCGTCGCAAGCCCGGCCAGACCGACAACGGCTACCCGCGCTTCATCTCGCTCACCAACGACGCCCGCATTAAGAGCTTGGGCGATAACATCAAGTACCGCGGCGGCCTGTCGATGGCGGGCAGCAAGGTGCTGAGCGCGGCCCTCGACGGC
Proteins encoded in this region:
- a CDS encoding nuclear transport factor 2 family protein, whose translation is MKMRPLLLALLLALPVLTFAQSSNPRSIAIVKTIEALERQRFEAQVKKDYAFLEKAFADDLVYTHGSGVQNTKTEYIQSIKDGKSQYGKIEIDALNVRPYNDGQTAVVNGTIRITSPPQADGSTSVARIKYVVVQIKDKKKGWQVVLWQAQKQAS
- a CDS encoding alpha/beta hydrolase family protein, producing MRRHGKYLLCLLAALSAAFSARAQQPTANVLDWKAPATLSTYLIQQMHAQYAPRAAELERAAQSAAGAVVYRDSVRARFRQVLGPLPTRTPLRAQVTGKLAREGFRIEKVIYESTPNHHVTANLYVPAGKGRKPGVLLFCGHEQESKATVSYQKTAILLAQHGFVVFVIDPISQGERLQLTDAAGKPLTRGGTTEHTLLNAGAALVGTTTPAEQYWDNKRGLDYLLTRAEVDTSRLGCLGNSGGATQTAYFMALEPRMKAAALCSYVAAGEHNLEITGPADGCVMLPGAGRARLDLADWPIMFAPKPLLILAGRYDFVDYTQIQAATTETRGIYAALGKAEQVDLFTYDDGHGISQPKREAAVAWFRRWLYGDSNPVHESSLTASTEKELRCTSTGQVNTAFKKEETLASQHVAAAQNLAKQRGAAPGAEWLKRVAAATADDDAASPKRMSISVVDIMERDGIAWQKVILRAENEPPLPLLLALPAGSEPSKVLLWLPDAGKAAALDSARRLQAYLRQGTAVVLADLRGLGETTDPAAFNDPKYYNREYRNAMLALHTGRPLLAQRMNDIAQLRMFVRNTEHLDAAPLEIRASGRAALPALLTAVLVPAITKVTVEQLLPSFQQLLEQPATKDAYSQVLPGVLRYWDVPEVRQALGARLLLK
- a CDS encoding Gfo/Idh/MocA family oxidoreductase encodes the protein MTTAPIRTALLAYGMSGKLFQAPFVAAHPGFELFAVAERTEQRMHRDYPGIRSYASVAELLAEPSIELVVVNTPSNTHFELASQALRAGKHVLLEKPVATSVAQLQELLALAKQAGRHLLAYHNRRWDTDFGAVRRVVESGQLGQLIEVHFRFDRYKPTLNPKKFKEEVLPGSGLLYDLGPHLIDQAISLFGRPLSYHKTVGRYREGTQVDDYFSLHLRYPQGLNVWLTSGLLIADPVPAYVLHGAHGSYQKHRTDPQEPQLLVGTPPTAPQYGCEKPGDEARLTLAGPDGALSTTPDPAAPGNYLGLFEAVFQTIRHDAPYPIRAEQLLWQNELLEAPAAS
- the fbp gene encoding class 1 fructose-bisphosphatase → MSQANENTLATPVGTTLERYIKRKEAEFAYATGELSQLLRDIALAGKIVNREVNRAGLSRITGSMGEKNVQGEHQQKLDVEANIRFIRALTNGGEACAILSEEDEHIIETGNTNGKYVVAIDPLDGSSNIDVNVSIGTIFSIYRRVSRIGGPARKEDFLQGGRAQVAAGYILYGSSTMLVYTTGHGVAGFTYENSLGEFFLSHPDIKIPRQGPVFSCNEGNWFDYPEFVRTFLMKCKERRLTARYVGSLVADYHRNLFTGGIYLYPPTTAKPEGKLRLLYEGYPLAFLIEQAGGMAVTGADVVLDVHPNADLHQRAPLFVGSADLVEELQAVAAQ